A part of Streptantibioticus cattleyicolor NRRL 8057 = DSM 46488 genomic DNA contains:
- a CDS encoding GNAT family N-acetyltransferase, protein MDGQLPDGYEISTDPARLDVALVHRWLSEDAYWARGRSREKQDRAIAGSLNFGVYDSVSGAQVGYARVITDEATFGWLCDVYIAPDARGKGLGTALATAVRDHLAPHGIRRLLLATQDAHGVYAKAGFVPLPRPEQWMSLGDR, encoded by the coding sequence ATGGACGGACAACTGCCTGACGGCTACGAGATATCCACCGACCCCGCCCGCCTCGACGTCGCCCTGGTCCACCGCTGGCTCTCCGAGGACGCCTACTGGGCCCGCGGACGCAGCCGCGAGAAGCAGGACCGGGCCATCGCCGGCTCGCTCAACTTCGGCGTCTACGACAGCGTTTCGGGCGCCCAGGTCGGCTACGCCCGGGTGATCACCGACGAGGCCACCTTCGGCTGGCTGTGCGACGTCTACATCGCGCCCGACGCCCGCGGCAAGGGACTGGGCACCGCCCTCGCCACCGCCGTCCGCGACCACCTCGCGCCCCACGGCATCCGCCGCCTCCTGCTGGCCACCCAGGACGCGCACGGTGTCTACGCCAAGGCGGGCTTCGTACCGCTGCCCCGGCCCGAACAGTGGATGTCACTCGGCGACCGGTGA
- a CDS encoding N-acetylmuramoyl-L-alanine amidase, with protein sequence MAALVVAAVAGSVGVASGTASQGRPGAVPTALRDQFAAAAEEFHVPLDVLLAVSYQESRWDAHQGRPSTTGNYNVMGLTHVDPGDLARPSAAEKTRDLDGRGDGGQRPAHPSKAALAAVDAVRTTDPALHTLDEAARLIGRPAAELRTDTRQSVRGGAALLARYERQAAGALPADPGRWYAAIARYSQSPDTAGARQFADRVYDSIRQGRARTTDDGQTLTLPARPHLTVERTTPPAAGSGHTAKRAMAAKAPADPTPTPECPSGLACDFVPAAYAQTDPNDKSKYGDYDIANRPADGDAIRYIVIHDTEGGYDGSVQQFQDPTAASSTHYLIRSNDGLVTQMVPTADMPWHAGNKYLNMHSIGVEHEGYAISGASWYTESEYQSSAALVKYLAARFGVPLDREHVIGHDDVPGPLDAYVAGMHWDPGPFWDWNHYMALLGAPGADDPAGAPLTAGERVRLDVPFTTANEPVVTDCTKSCTQVPAQPANFVYLRTAPSDTAPLLTDAYLHPDGSAGTTDAADWSDKAVTGTSFVVADQQGDWTAIWYGGRKAWFANPGGAYTVPVSGGGQQLITPRAGATSIPVYGRAYPDASAYPSTIQPQPVTALTKYSIPAGQVYVADATPVTGDFYNAINIDGSAPGDRTLVTGTTTYYSIRYDHRIAYVKAADVQTVPAVSPRAASSR encoded by the coding sequence GTGGCGGCGCTGGTGGTGGCGGCGGTGGCGGGGTCGGTCGGTGTCGCGTCGGGCACCGCGTCCCAGGGACGTCCCGGGGCGGTGCCGACGGCGTTGCGCGACCAATTCGCCGCCGCGGCCGAGGAGTTCCACGTACCGCTCGACGTCCTGCTGGCGGTCTCCTACCAGGAGAGCCGCTGGGACGCGCACCAGGGGCGGCCGTCGACCACCGGAAACTACAACGTGATGGGGCTGACCCACGTCGACCCCGGCGACCTCGCCCGGCCGTCGGCCGCCGAGAAGACGCGTGACCTCGACGGACGCGGCGACGGCGGACAGCGCCCGGCGCACCCGTCCAAGGCGGCGCTGGCGGCGGTGGACGCGGTACGCACCACCGACCCGGCGCTGCACACCCTCGACGAGGCCGCCCGGCTCATCGGCCGGCCCGCCGCCGAACTGCGCACCGACACACGGCAGTCCGTCCGGGGCGGCGCCGCCCTGCTCGCGCGGTACGAACGGCAGGCGGCCGGCGCGCTGCCCGCCGACCCCGGCCGCTGGTACGCCGCGATCGCCCGCTACAGCCAGTCGCCCGACACCGCCGGCGCCCGGCAGTTCGCCGACCGCGTCTACGACTCCATACGCCAGGGCCGTGCCCGCACCACCGACGACGGCCAGACCCTGACCCTGCCCGCCCGGCCGCACCTCACCGTCGAACGCACCACGCCCCCGGCGGCCGGCTCCGGCCACACGGCCAAGCGCGCCATGGCGGCGAAGGCCCCCGCCGACCCCACCCCGACCCCCGAATGCCCGTCCGGCCTGGCCTGCGACTTCGTGCCCGCCGCGTACGCGCAGACCGACCCCAACGACAAGTCGAAGTACGGCGACTACGACATCGCCAACCGCCCCGCCGACGGCGACGCCATCCGCTACATCGTCATCCACGACACCGAGGGCGGCTACGACGGGTCGGTCCAGCAGTTCCAGGACCCGACGGCCGCGTCCAGCACGCACTACCTGATCCGGTCCAACGACGGCCTGGTCACCCAGATGGTGCCCACCGCCGACATGCCGTGGCACGCCGGCAACAAGTACCTCAACATGCACTCGATCGGCGTCGAGCACGAGGGGTACGCCATCTCCGGCGCGAGCTGGTACACCGAGTCCGAGTACCAGTCCTCCGCGGCGCTGGTGAAGTACCTCGCCGCCCGCTTCGGCGTCCCGCTCGACCGCGAGCACGTCATCGGCCACGACGACGTCCCCGGCCCGCTCGACGCCTACGTGGCCGGCATGCACTGGGACCCCGGTCCGTTCTGGGACTGGAACCACTACATGGCGCTGCTCGGCGCACCGGGGGCGGACGACCCGGCCGGCGCCCCGCTCACCGCGGGCGAACGCGTCCGGCTCGACGTGCCGTTCACCACGGCCAACGAGCCGGTGGTCACCGACTGCACCAAGTCCTGCACCCAGGTGCCCGCGCAGCCCGCGAACTTCGTCTACCTGCGCACCGCCCCGTCGGACACCGCCCCGCTGCTCACCGACGCGTACCTGCACCCCGACGGCTCGGCCGGCACCACGGACGCCGCCGACTGGTCCGACAAGGCCGTCACCGGCACCTCCTTCGTCGTCGCCGACCAGCAGGGCGACTGGACGGCCATCTGGTACGGCGGCCGGAAGGCGTGGTTCGCCAACCCGGGCGGCGCGTACACCGTGCCGGTGAGCGGCGGCGGCCAACAACTGATCACCCCCCGCGCCGGGGCGACCTCGATCCCGGTGTACGGACGGGCGTACCCCGACGCCTCCGCCTACCCGAGCACCATCCAGCCGCAGCCGGTCACCGCGCTGACGAAGTACTCCATCCCGGCCGGCCAGGTGTATGTCGCCGACGCCACCCCGGTGACCGGTGACTTCTACAACGCGATCAACATCGACGGCAGCGCGCCCGGCGACCGCACCCTGGTCACCGGGACCACCACCTACTACTCGATCCGCTACGACCACCGCATCGCCTACGTGAAGGCGGCCGACGTCCAGACGGTCCCGGCGGTCTCGCCGCGCGCCGCGTCGAGCCGCTGA
- a CDS encoding LacI family DNA-binding transcriptional regulator — protein MPPSARSPRRVTIPDVARHAGVGQATAARVLGGYGSASPATRERVLAAAAELGYSTNAVARSMISGRTNTLGVVVADVENAYFARAVRGITDVAVEAGLQVILANSDEDGEKERAAVQLFIERRVDGLVVTPSTARHDHLDRAVATGVPVVLLDRALRGAALDSVVADNRGAARAAVTRLTGHGHTRIATITSAPDTGDPDQPATGGDVWTTTERVTGYQQALRAAGVPRSGELIRHAGYRRCGARAAVLDLMTGPARPTALFTTDNVATLGALDALRDLAARIPGDVSVIGFDDAEWTTLIRPRLSVVSQPAQELGGLAARTLLRRIEGADTPPRRHTLRTTFVARESVGPAPSRVRRLRYEESS, from the coding sequence ATGCCCCCCTCCGCACGGTCGCCGCGCCGCGTCACCATCCCCGACGTCGCACGTCACGCCGGGGTCGGCCAGGCCACCGCCGCCCGGGTGCTGGGCGGTTACGGCTCGGCGAGCCCGGCCACCCGGGAGCGCGTGCTGGCCGCCGCCGCCGAACTGGGGTACAGCACCAACGCGGTGGCCCGCAGCATGATCAGCGGACGCACCAACACCCTCGGCGTGGTCGTCGCCGACGTGGAGAACGCCTACTTCGCCCGCGCCGTACGCGGCATCACCGACGTGGCCGTGGAAGCCGGCCTCCAGGTGATCCTCGCCAACAGCGACGAGGACGGTGAGAAGGAGCGGGCGGCCGTCCAGCTCTTCATCGAACGGCGGGTGGACGGGCTGGTCGTCACCCCCTCCACCGCCCGCCACGACCACCTCGACCGGGCCGTCGCCACCGGGGTCCCCGTGGTGCTGCTCGACCGCGCGCTCCGCGGGGCCGCCCTGGACAGCGTGGTGGCCGACAACCGCGGCGCCGCCCGCGCCGCCGTCACCCGCCTCACCGGCCACGGACACACCCGCATCGCCACCATCACCTCCGCGCCCGACACCGGCGACCCCGACCAGCCCGCCACCGGCGGCGACGTGTGGACCACCACCGAACGCGTCACCGGCTACCAGCAGGCGCTGCGCGCCGCGGGCGTCCCGCGCTCCGGCGAACTCATCCGGCACGCCGGCTACCGCCGCTGCGGCGCCCGCGCCGCGGTGCTCGACCTGATGACCGGACCCGCCCGGCCGACCGCCCTGTTCACCACCGACAACGTCGCCACCCTGGGCGCCCTGGACGCGCTGCGCGACCTCGCCGCGCGGATCCCCGGCGACGTCTCGGTCATCGGGTTCGACGACGCCGAGTGGACCACGCTGATCCGCCCCCGGCTCAGCGTGGTCAGCCAGCCCGCGCAGGAACTCGGCGGACTCGCCGCCCGCACCCTGCTGCGCCGCATCGAGGGCGCCGACACCCCACCACGCCGCCACACCCTGCGCACCACCTTCGTCGCCCGCGAATCGGTCGGCCCGGCCCCGTCGAGGGTGCGCCGGCTGCGGTACGAGGAGTCCAGCTAA
- a CDS encoding ABC transporter ATP-binding protein, whose protein sequence is MAESRPPSGPEPVPAIALVDVVKEYATGRAAPAVRGVNLSIGEGEFFSLLGPSGCGKTTTLRMIAGFEEPTGGRIELYGENMVGVPANKRDVNMVFQSYALFPHLSVADNVAFGLRRRRVPKEEIRQRVGRMLETVELADKADRRPRQLSGGQQQRVALARALVNRPRALLLDEPLGALDLKLRQSMQLELKRIQREVGITFIYVTHDQAEALTMSDRIAVMNDGRVEQVGPPREVYERPASAFVAGFIGTSNVLRGRLTAVEAGTGVLDLGGGEVVTVAVPGGLRPGGEAEVTVRPEKITLTTAPQGSGSRLRGTVTEVVYLGTSTSYTVRTGSGAELTVFRPNDDRSALAPDRGDEVWLGWPTAHSYLLTGAAHPATDPLTPLT, encoded by the coding sequence ATGGCAGAGAGCAGACCGCCGTCGGGGCCGGAGCCGGTCCCGGCCATCGCGCTCGTCGACGTCGTCAAGGAGTACGCCACCGGGCGTGCCGCGCCGGCCGTGCGCGGGGTGAACCTGTCGATCGGCGAGGGGGAGTTCTTCTCGCTGCTGGGCCCCTCCGGCTGCGGCAAGACCACCACGCTGCGCATGATCGCCGGGTTCGAGGAACCCACCGGCGGACGCATCGAGCTGTACGGCGAGAACATGGTCGGCGTCCCCGCCAACAAGCGGGACGTGAACATGGTCTTCCAGTCCTACGCCCTCTTCCCGCACCTGTCGGTCGCCGACAACGTCGCCTTCGGGCTGCGCAGGCGGCGCGTGCCCAAGGAGGAGATCCGGCAGCGCGTCGGACGGATGCTGGAGACCGTCGAACTCGCCGACAAGGCCGACCGCCGGCCCCGGCAGCTCTCCGGCGGCCAGCAGCAGCGGGTGGCGCTCGCCCGGGCACTGGTCAACCGTCCGCGCGCCCTGCTCCTCGACGAACCGCTCGGCGCCCTCGACCTCAAACTGCGCCAGTCCATGCAGCTCGAACTCAAGCGCATCCAGCGCGAGGTCGGCATCACCTTCATCTACGTCACCCACGACCAGGCCGAGGCGCTGACCATGTCGGACCGCATCGCGGTGATGAACGACGGACGGGTGGAGCAGGTCGGCCCGCCCCGCGAGGTCTACGAGCGTCCCGCCAGCGCCTTCGTGGCCGGCTTCATCGGCACCTCCAACGTGCTGCGCGGACGCCTCACCGCCGTCGAGGCCGGCACCGGGGTCCTCGACCTCGGCGGCGGCGAGGTGGTCACCGTCGCGGTCCCCGGCGGTCTGCGACCGGGCGGCGAGGCGGAGGTCACGGTACGCCCGGAGAAGATCACGCTGACCACCGCACCGCAGGGGTCCGGCAGCCGGCTGCGCGGCACCGTGACGGAGGTCGTCTACCTCGGCACCTCCACCAGCTACACGGTACGCACCGGATCCGGCGCCGAGCTGACCGTCTTCCGCCCCAACGACGACCGGTCCGCGCTCGCCCCGGACCGCGGCGACGAGGTCTGGCTCGGCTGGCCCACCGCCCACTCCTACCTGCTCACCGGGGCCGCACACCCCGCCACCGACCCCCTCACCCCGCTGACGTGA
- a CDS encoding polyamine ABC transporter substrate-binding protein, translating to MADPSAVPRPARRALLRTAFGGASALALAACGVPGARKPVPSTPAQIASAVRSYWSGRRRAGLLDIANYTQYIDVSPTNQDDHPTLDAFTRETGIKVVYNELIDDDASWFGKVVPELASGQGIGHDLMVVGGDTYLTKYIELGYLVPLDHRRLPNFAAHGGAVFKNSPFDPGNVYTVPWQSGMTGIGYDPAKVGRRITSWQDLLDPRLHGKVGMWNDAVQLGNVALLAVGVDPETSTPADWRKAAGWLRGQRESGVVRSYSTATYQSSLQRGDLWASLVYSGDVFQANRGGSHLEFVIPEEGGLIWTDNLCIPSSAAHPVDALTYMDYVYRPEVAARITETVQFVCPVPAAQRVIADRAAAATGTERTLLTALSTSALVFPTQADKAKLRRLRVLDESEEKRWNALFEPIYQA from the coding sequence ATGGCCGACCCCTCCGCCGTCCCGCGTCCCGCCCGGCGTGCCCTGCTGCGTACCGCGTTCGGCGGTGCCTCGGCGCTCGCCCTGGCCGCCTGCGGGGTGCCCGGCGCCCGCAAGCCCGTGCCCTCCACCCCGGCGCAGATCGCCTCGGCGGTCCGCTCCTACTGGTCGGGCAGGCGTAGGGCCGGGCTGCTGGACATCGCCAACTACACCCAGTACATCGACGTCTCCCCCACCAACCAGGACGACCACCCGACGCTCGACGCCTTCACCCGGGAGACCGGCATCAAGGTCGTCTACAACGAACTGATCGACGACGACGCCTCCTGGTTCGGCAAGGTGGTGCCGGAACTCGCCTCCGGGCAGGGCATCGGCCACGACCTGATGGTGGTCGGCGGCGACACCTACCTCACCAAGTACATCGAGCTGGGCTACCTGGTGCCGCTGGACCACCGCAGGCTGCCCAACTTCGCCGCGCACGGCGGCGCCGTCTTCAAGAACTCGCCGTTCGACCCCGGCAACGTCTACACCGTGCCGTGGCAGTCCGGGATGACCGGCATCGGGTACGACCCGGCCAAGGTCGGCCGGCGGATCACCAGTTGGCAGGACCTGCTCGACCCCAGGCTGCACGGCAAGGTCGGGATGTGGAACGACGCGGTGCAGCTCGGCAACGTCGCCCTGCTCGCGGTGGGCGTCGACCCGGAGACCTCCACCCCGGCCGACTGGCGCAAGGCGGCCGGCTGGCTGCGCGGGCAGCGCGAGTCCGGTGTGGTGCGCTCCTACAGCACCGCCACCTACCAGTCCTCGCTGCAACGCGGCGACCTGTGGGCGTCGCTGGTGTATTCCGGCGATGTCTTCCAGGCCAACCGCGGCGGCTCCCACCTGGAGTTCGTCATCCCCGAGGAGGGCGGCCTGATCTGGACGGACAACCTGTGCATCCCGTCCTCGGCGGCACACCCGGTGGACGCCCTCACGTACATGGACTACGTCTACCGGCCCGAGGTCGCCGCCCGCATCACCGAGACCGTGCAGTTCGTCTGCCCGGTACCGGCCGCGCAGCGGGTCATCGCCGACCGGGCGGCGGCGGCCACCGGCACCGAACGCACGCTGCTGACCGCGCTGAGCACCAGTGCGCTGGTCTTCCCCACCCAGGCCGACAAGGCGAAACTGCGCCGCCTGCGGGTGCTCGACGAATCGGAGGAGAAGCGGTGGAACGCCCTGTTCGAACCGATCTACCAGGCGTGA
- a CDS encoding ABC transporter permease, translating to MRRRRWPGAALAPYLLVLPGWLWLAAFFVAPVLVMVSLSLQTGDFIEGFRQTFHFGTYADVVRAYHVQLLRSLLYGAVATVCCAVIAYPVAYWIAFRGGRHKSAYLFAVLLPFFVSFVIRTQSWNVVLADNGVLLGPLKRLGVLPGDFHVLATPYAVIGGLAYNFLPFMVLPVYVALERLDPRLTEAAADLYAGRVQGFLRVVLPLSLPGVFAGVLLTFVPASADYVNASILGGPSATMVGNVIQTEYFTNLDYPGAAALSFVLMAALLLAVFGYARALGTRDVLEAAAR from the coding sequence GTGAGACGCCGCCGGTGGCCCGGGGCCGCGCTCGCCCCCTATCTGCTGGTGCTCCCCGGCTGGCTGTGGCTGGCCGCCTTCTTCGTCGCGCCGGTGCTGGTGATGGTCTCGCTGTCGTTGCAGACCGGTGACTTCATCGAGGGCTTCCGGCAGACGTTCCACTTCGGCACCTACGCCGACGTGGTCCGCGCCTACCACGTCCAGTTGCTGCGTTCGCTGCTGTACGGGGCGGTGGCCACGGTGTGCTGTGCGGTGATCGCCTATCCGGTGGCGTACTGGATCGCGTTCCGGGGCGGCCGGCACAAGTCGGCGTACCTGTTCGCGGTGTTGCTGCCGTTCTTCGTGTCGTTCGTGATCCGCACCCAGTCGTGGAACGTGGTGCTGGCCGACAACGGGGTGCTGCTCGGGCCGCTGAAGCGCCTCGGGGTGCTGCCGGGCGACTTCCACGTCCTCGCCACGCCGTACGCGGTGATCGGCGGGCTGGCCTACAACTTCCTGCCGTTCATGGTGCTGCCGGTGTACGTGGCGCTGGAGCGGCTCGATCCCCGGCTGACCGAGGCGGCGGCCGATCTGTACGCCGGGCGGGTGCAGGGTTTCCTGCGGGTGGTGCTGCCGTTGTCGCTGCCGGGGGTCTTCGCCGGGGTGCTGCTCACCTTCGTGCCGGCCTCCGCCGACTACGTCAACGCCAGCATCCTGGGCGGCCCGTCGGCCACGATGGTCGGCAACGTCATCCAGACCGAGTACTTCACCAACCTCGACTACCCGGGCGCCGCGGCGCTGTCGTTCGTGCTGATGGCGGCGTTGCTGCTGGCGGTGTTCGGGTACGCCCGGGCGCTGGGCACCCGGGACGTGCTGGAGGCGGCGGCGCGATGA
- a CDS encoding ABC transporter permease — protein sequence MTTYPVRRRRAPGLRVYTWLVLAWLLLPIAVMILFGFNHTRGKVNFTWQGFTLTWYRHLFAIPDLTGALVNSVTIALITAVVATALGTPLGYALGRHRFRGRGSVDFLLFAAIAAPEIALGAALLSLFITLGVPRGYWTVVVAHVAFCVPYVSITVRARMAGHDPSLEEAARDLGAGPWTAFRLVTLPALLPGVVSGALLCFALSIDDYVVTSFNAGRTVTFPLWVYSAGRTGVPPQVNVMGTLIFLGGLLVAGVNVLLSRRRPV from the coding sequence ATGACCACGTACCCCGTACGACGGCGGCGGGCACCGGGCTTGCGGGTCTACACCTGGCTGGTGCTGGCCTGGCTGCTGCTGCCGATCGCCGTGATGATCCTGTTCGGCTTCAACCACACCCGCGGCAAGGTGAACTTCACCTGGCAGGGGTTCACCCTCACCTGGTACCGGCATCTGTTCGCCATCCCGGATCTGACCGGGGCCCTGGTCAACAGCGTGACCATCGCGCTGATCACCGCGGTGGTCGCCACCGCGCTGGGCACCCCGCTCGGTTACGCGCTGGGCCGCCACCGGTTCCGCGGCCGGGGCTCGGTGGACTTCCTGCTGTTCGCCGCGATCGCGGCGCCGGAGATCGCGCTGGGCGCGGCGCTGCTGTCGTTGTTCATCACGCTGGGCGTGCCGCGCGGCTACTGGACGGTGGTCGTCGCCCACGTGGCGTTCTGCGTGCCGTACGTGAGCATCACGGTGCGGGCGCGGATGGCGGGGCACGATCCGTCGCTGGAGGAGGCCGCGCGTGACCTGGGGGCGGGTCCGTGGACGGCGTTCCGGCTGGTGACGCTGCCGGCGCTGCTGCCGGGGGTGGTCTCCGGGGCGCTGTTGTGTTTCGCGCTGTCCATCGACGACTACGTGGTCACCAGCTTCAACGCCGGCCGCACGGTGACGTTCCCGCTGTGGGTGTACAGCGCCGGGCGCACCGGGGTGCCGCCGCAGGTGAACGTCATGGGCACGCTGATCTTCCTCGGCGGGCTGCTGGTCGCCGGGGTCAACGTGCTGCTCTCCCGGCGCCGTCCGGTCTGA
- a CDS encoding SIS domain-containing protein: MLKFDESEFVRQIASAVALRPRIEELVDRLVDQGFDNLFLVGAGGTYAQMWPYEHLARRTSTLPVRSAIAAELVAAGDAGLGERSVAVFTSVSGTTEDSVRAIEFCRAKGAYTVGFTGVADSPVARGVDTVLLTEPKTWPFDMQLLLFMGRLLARRGEFEGYEEFADEFAAIPRILVRVAERAEPVASAFAEAHKDTDYHFLIGAGNLWGLTYLYSMCILEEMQWLRTTRVHSAEFFHGSLELLERDTSVLVLQGEDESRPLTDRAIAFARRVSDDVTVFDTRDYPLEGISERFRPLLAPLVLDTVLDRVSKHLERVRDHSLDLRRYYRVMDY, from the coding sequence ATGCTGAAGTTCGACGAGTCCGAGTTCGTCCGCCAGATCGCGAGCGCGGTGGCGCTGCGTCCGCGGATCGAGGAGCTGGTCGACCGCCTGGTGGACCAGGGGTTCGACAACCTCTTCCTGGTCGGCGCGGGCGGCACCTACGCCCAGATGTGGCCGTACGAGCACCTGGCCCGGCGCACCTCGACGCTGCCGGTGCGCTCCGCGATCGCGGCGGAGCTGGTGGCCGCGGGTGACGCGGGGCTCGGCGAGCGTTCGGTCGCCGTCTTCACCTCGGTGTCGGGCACCACCGAGGACAGCGTGCGGGCGATCGAGTTCTGCCGGGCCAAGGGCGCGTACACCGTCGGCTTCACCGGCGTGGCCGACTCGCCGGTGGCCCGGGGGGTCGACACCGTGCTGCTCACCGAGCCGAAGACGTGGCCGTTCGACATGCAGTTGCTGCTGTTCATGGGCCGGCTGCTGGCGCGGCGCGGGGAGTTCGAGGGGTACGAGGAGTTCGCCGACGAGTTCGCCGCGATCCCGCGGATCCTGGTGCGGGTGGCGGAGCGGGCGGAGCCGGTGGCGTCCGCGTTCGCCGAGGCCCACAAGGACACCGACTACCACTTCCTGATCGGCGCCGGGAACCTGTGGGGTCTCACCTACCTGTACTCGATGTGCATCCTGGAGGAGATGCAGTGGCTGCGCACCACCCGGGTGCACAGCGCCGAGTTCTTCCACGGCTCGCTGGAGCTGCTGGAGCGTGACACCAGCGTGCTGGTCCTCCAGGGGGAGGACGAGAGCCGTCCGCTCACCGACCGGGCGATCGCCTTCGCCCGCCGGGTCAGCGACGACGTCACCGTCTTCGACACCCGCGACTACCCGCTGGAGGGCATCAGCGAGCGGTTCCGCCCGCTGCTGGCGCCGCTGGTGCTCGACACCGTGCTCGACCGGGTCAGCAAGCACCTCGAACGCGTCCGCGACCACTCGCTCGACCTGCGCCGCTACTACCGGGTCATGGACTACTGA
- a CDS encoding PfkB family carbohydrate kinase → MRVLGFGDNTVDRFVDRGIDYPGGNSVNVAVYARRLGADAAYLGVFGDDALGGFLRTAIAAQGVALDHCVVRPGETGVSTLHVRDGDRVFLGWNGGGVTVREPFVLDGAALSYAASFDLVHCGVYAGTEDELPKLAGAGPLVTLDLSSEEEFRTPGYLDRVCPYADLVLLSCSHLDEAATRVVLADAVGRGAGLALATRGVEGAVVYDGRVTVSMPARRVAAPERVVDTMGCGDAFLAGFAVSLLRRGWSAGGRPDPGALQDALRAGTREAYRQCFVAGAFGCGRPAGEPVVDGG, encoded by the coding sequence ATGAGAGTCCTCGGCTTCGGTGACAACACCGTCGACCGGTTCGTCGACCGCGGTATCGACTACCCCGGCGGCAACAGCGTCAACGTGGCGGTGTACGCGCGCCGGCTCGGGGCGGACGCGGCCTACCTCGGGGTCTTCGGTGACGACGCCCTCGGCGGCTTCCTGCGCACCGCGATCGCCGCCCAGGGGGTCGCCCTCGACCACTGTGTGGTCCGGCCCGGCGAGACGGGGGTGTCGACGCTGCACGTCCGCGACGGCGACCGGGTCTTCCTCGGCTGGAACGGCGGCGGGGTGACCGTGCGCGAACCGTTCGTGCTGGACGGGGCGGCGCTGTCGTACGCGGCCTCCTTCGACCTGGTGCACTGCGGGGTGTACGCGGGCACCGAGGACGAGTTGCCCAAGCTGGCCGGGGCCGGTCCGCTGGTCACCTTGGACCTGTCCAGCGAGGAGGAGTTCCGTACCCCGGGATACCTCGACCGCGTCTGCCCGTACGCGGATCTGGTGCTGCTGTCGTGTTCGCATCTGGACGAGGCGGCGACCCGGGTGGTGCTGGCCGACGCGGTGGGCCGGGGGGCCGGGCTGGCGCTGGCGACCCGGGGGGTGGAGGGCGCGGTGGTGTACGACGGCCGGGTCACGGTGTCGATGCCCGCCCGCCGGGTGGCCGCGCCGGAACGCGTGGTGGACACCATGGGGTGCGGTGACGCCTTCCTCGCCGGGTTCGCGGTGTCGTTGCTGCGGCGCGGCTGGTCGGCCGGGGGGCGGCCGGATCCGGGCGCGCTCCAGGACGCGTTGCGGGCCGGGACGCGGGAGGCGTACCGGCAGTGTTTCGTGGCGGGTGCGTTCGGGTGCGGCCGGCCGGCCGGGGAGCCGGTGGTGGACGGCGGTTGA
- a CDS encoding roadblock/LC7 domain-containing protein, which produces MAARPDVHDELRRLRARLPGLTGSLAASSDGLLIAHDTTAPAEAESLAALTAVALEVGRRLTGTTGAGAFRELLVHGTEGYAATYAAGTTAVLTVLAGPRANVARMHLEGRRAGTRIGELVDGPRTPPPPTGA; this is translated from the coding sequence ATGGCCGCCCGACCCGACGTGCACGACGAACTGCGCCGGCTGCGCGCCCGACTGCCGGGCCTGACCGGATCGCTGGCGGCCAGCTCCGACGGGCTCCTCATCGCCCACGACACCACCGCCCCCGCCGAGGCGGAGAGCCTGGCCGCGCTCACCGCGGTCGCCCTGGAAGTGGGGCGCAGGCTCACCGGCACCACCGGGGCGGGCGCCTTCCGCGAACTGCTCGTCCACGGCACGGAGGGCTACGCCGCCACCTACGCCGCGGGCACCACCGCCGTACTCACCGTGCTGGCCGGGCCACGTGCCAACGTCGCCCGCATGCACCTGGAAGGACGCCGCGCCGGCACCCGGATCGGCGAGCTGGTGGACGGCCCGCGCACCCCGCCCCCGCCCACCGGCGCCTGA
- a CDS encoding roadblock/LC7 domain-containing protein → MPGIDECVREAMGVPGARSAAVIDWTSGLALGADGDPPGADHETGCAEIAELARLAAENTVFAPPPATTTPPHQVPVEDLVVTTGDGYHLVRFVDTGFDSSVFLYLWLDRGAGNLALARIRLRELAGRLVLA, encoded by the coding sequence GTGCCCGGAATCGACGAGTGCGTCAGGGAAGCTATGGGTGTGCCCGGGGCGCGCAGTGCCGCGGTGATCGACTGGACCAGCGGCCTCGCGCTCGGCGCCGACGGCGACCCGCCCGGCGCCGACCACGAGACCGGGTGCGCCGAGATCGCCGAACTGGCGCGGCTGGCCGCCGAGAACACCGTCTTCGCGCCGCCCCCCGCCACCACCACGCCACCCCACCAGGTGCCCGTCGAGGACCTCGTGGTGACCACCGGCGACGGCTACCACCTGGTGCGCTTCGTCGACACCGGCTTCGACAGCAGTGTCTTCCTCTACCTGTGGCTCGACCGGGGCGCCGGCAACCTGGCCCTCGCCCGCATCCGGCTGCGGGAACTCGCCGGACGCCTGGTCCTGGCATGA